The proteins below come from a single Kitasatospora sp. NBC_00315 genomic window:
- the rho gene encoding transcription termination factor Rho encodes MSDTTDLMGARPDAEATDAAAAPAAPARRRRAAAAGLDGLVLAELQKLASTLGISGTGRLRKSQLIDAIKEKSGGDPLLAGSAPAAPAAKRAAKAAPAEAPAAAEPAAAEPAEKPARRTRAAQAEAPAADAQSQIDIPVQAAAETAAPARAERTRRRATSAAGAPTAEEAAAAVATEAKQAEAKQADTRQADTRPFEARTEDGRSESRRDRRDRRDRRDGSERQDGAEAQAGQDGDSRESRRDRRNRRDRAERQGGQPQSGQQSAGQGEGQQNRQSQNQGQSQNQGQSQSQQGGQSQPQQGGYDDDEFGDGRRGRRGRYRDRRGRGTRRDGFDVGQPEVQVNDDDVLIPVAGILDILDNYAFVRTSGYLPGSNDVYVSLAQVRKNGLRKGDAITGAVRQPKDGERREKFNAMVRLDSVNGMDPESGRGRPEFGKLTPLYPQERLRLETDPGVLTTRIIDLVAPIGKGQRGLIVAPPKTGKTMIMQAIANAITTNNPECHLMVVLVDERPEEVTDMQRSVKGEVISSTFDRPAEDHTVVAELAIERAKRLVELGHDVVILLDSITRLGRAYNLAAPASGRILSGGVDSTALYPPKKFFGAARNIENGGSLTILATALVETGSRADEVVFEEFKGTGNMELKLDRKLSDKRIFPAVDVDASSTRKEEILLGSEELAITWKLRRVLHALDSQQAIELLLDKMKKTKSNAEFLMQIAKTTPGSGD; translated from the coding sequence GTGAGCGACACCACCGATCTGATGGGCGCGCGCCCGGACGCCGAGGCGACGGACGCAGCCGCCGCTCCGGCGGCTCCGGCCCGACGCCGTCGCGCCGCCGCTGCGGGCCTGGACGGTCTCGTCCTGGCCGAGCTCCAGAAGCTCGCCTCGACGCTGGGCATCAGCGGCACCGGCCGCCTGCGCAAGAGCCAGCTCATCGACGCCATCAAGGAGAAGAGCGGCGGCGACCCGCTGCTGGCCGGCTCCGCCCCGGCCGCTCCGGCGGCCAAGCGCGCCGCCAAGGCCGCCCCCGCCGAGGCCCCGGCCGCCGCTGAGCCGGCCGCCGCCGAGCCGGCCGAGAAGCCGGCCCGCCGCACCCGCGCCGCCCAGGCCGAGGCCCCCGCGGCCGACGCGCAGTCCCAGATCGACATCCCGGTCCAGGCCGCCGCCGAGACCGCCGCTCCGGCCCGTGCCGAGCGCACCCGCCGCCGCGCCACCTCGGCCGCCGGCGCACCGACCGCCGAGGAGGCCGCCGCCGCGGTCGCCACCGAGGCGAAGCAGGCGGAGGCCAAGCAGGCCGACACCCGCCAGGCCGACACCCGCCCGTTCGAGGCTCGCACCGAGGACGGCCGCAGCGAGAGCCGTCGCGACCGTCGCGACCGCCGCGACCGCCGGGACGGCAGCGAGCGCCAGGACGGCGCCGAGGCGCAGGCCGGCCAGGACGGCGACAGCCGTGAGTCGCGCCGCGACCGCCGCAACCGCCGGGACCGTGCCGAGCGCCAGGGCGGCCAGCCCCAGTCCGGCCAGCAGTCCGCCGGCCAGGGCGAGGGCCAGCAGAACCGCCAGAGCCAGAACCAGGGCCAGAGCCAGAACCAGGGCCAGAGCCAGAGCCAGCAGGGCGGTCAGTCGCAGCCCCAGCAGGGCGGCTACGACGACGACGAGTTCGGCGACGGCCGCCGTGGCCGGCGTGGTCGCTACCGTGACCGCCGGGGCCGCGGCACCCGCCGGGACGGCTTCGACGTGGGCCAGCCGGAGGTGCAGGTCAACGACGACGACGTGCTCATCCCCGTCGCCGGCATCCTGGACATCCTGGACAACTACGCGTTCGTGCGGACCTCGGGCTACCTGCCGGGCAGCAACGACGTCTACGTCTCGCTCGCCCAGGTCCGCAAGAACGGCCTGCGCAAGGGTGACGCGATCACCGGCGCCGTGCGCCAGCCCAAGGACGGCGAGCGCCGCGAGAAGTTCAACGCCATGGTGCGGCTGGACTCCGTCAACGGCATGGACCCGGAGAGCGGCCGCGGCCGCCCCGAGTTCGGCAAGCTGACCCCGCTGTACCCGCAGGAGCGGCTGCGCCTGGAGACCGACCCGGGCGTGCTGACGACCCGGATCATCGACCTGGTCGCCCCGATCGGCAAGGGCCAGCGCGGCCTGATCGTCGCCCCGCCGAAGACCGGCAAGACGATGATCATGCAGGCGATCGCCAACGCGATCACCACCAACAACCCCGAGTGCCACCTGATGGTCGTCCTGGTGGACGAGCGTCCGGAGGAGGTCACCGACATGCAGCGGTCGGTGAAGGGCGAGGTCATCTCCTCGACCTTCGACCGCCCGGCCGAGGACCACACCGTGGTCGCGGAGCTGGCCATCGAGCGCGCCAAGCGCCTGGTGGAGCTGGGCCACGACGTGGTGATCCTGCTGGACTCGATCACCCGCCTCGGCCGTGCCTACAACCTGGCGGCGCCGGCCTCCGGCCGCATCCTGTCCGGTGGTGTCGACTCGACCGCGCTCTACCCGCCGAAGAAGTTCTTCGGCGCCGCGCGCAACATCGAGAACGGCGGCTCGCTGACCATCCTCGCCACCGCGCTGGTGGAGACCGGCTCCCGGGCCGACGAGGTCGTCTTCGAGGAGTTCAAGGGCACCGGCAACATGGAGCTCAAGCTCGACCGCAAGCTCTCGGACAAGCGCATCTTCCCGGCCGTCGACGTCGACGCCTCCAGCACCCGCAAGGAGGAGATCCTGCTGGGCAGCGAGGAGTTGGCCATCACCTGGAAGCTCCGCCGGGTGCTGCACGCGCTCGACTCGCAGCAGGCGATCGAGCTGCTGCTGGACAAGATGAAGAAGACCAAGAGCAACGCCGAGTTCCTGATGCAGATCGCCAAGACGACCCCCGGGTCGGGCGACTGA
- the lysA gene encoding diaminopimelate decarboxylase, which translates to MSRSAHPAGPRHGDVLPEGHYQAPPSDLNVLDPKVWSRTVARDAEGVATVGGLDVKSLAAEYGTPAYVLDEDDFRSRARAWRDAFGEGADVYYAGKAFLSKAVVRWLHEEGLNLDVCSQGELAVALAAGMPAERIALHGNNKSSDELEHAVKTGVGHIVVDSYAEIARLAAIAAGQGVRQAVLIRVTVGVEAHTHEFIATAHEDQKFGLSLSGGAAAEAVRQVLAEPSLELRGIHSHIGSQIFDMAGFEVAARRVVGLLSEVRDEHGVELPEIDLGGGLGIAYTSEDDPREPAEIAAALAEIVRRECASASLRAPRLSVEPGRAIVGPTAFTLYEVGTIKPLEGLRTYVSVDGGMSDNIRTALYDAQYSVALVSRTSDAEPMLVRVVGKHCESGDIVVRDAFLPADLAPGDLIAVPATGAYCRSMASNYNHALKPPVVAVRDGAARVIVRRETEEDLLRLDIG; encoded by the coding sequence ATGAGCCGCTCCGCCCACCCCGCAGGCCCGCGCCACGGCGACGTGCTGCCCGAGGGCCACTACCAGGCCCCGCCGAGCGACCTGAACGTCCTCGATCCCAAGGTGTGGTCCCGTACGGTCGCCCGCGACGCCGAGGGTGTGGCCACCGTCGGCGGGCTGGACGTGAAGTCGCTGGCCGCCGAGTACGGCACCCCGGCGTACGTGCTGGACGAGGACGACTTCCGCAGCCGTGCCCGCGCCTGGCGGGACGCCTTCGGCGAGGGCGCGGACGTGTACTACGCGGGCAAGGCGTTCCTCTCCAAGGCGGTCGTGCGCTGGCTGCACGAGGAGGGGCTCAACCTCGACGTGTGCAGCCAGGGCGAGCTGGCGGTGGCGCTCGCCGCCGGGATGCCGGCCGAGCGGATCGCGCTGCACGGCAACAACAAGTCCTCGGACGAACTGGAGCACGCGGTCAAGACCGGCGTGGGCCACATCGTGGTCGACTCCTACGCGGAGATCGCCCGGCTGGCCGCGATCGCCGCCGGCCAGGGTGTGCGCCAGGCGGTGCTGATCCGGGTCACGGTGGGCGTCGAGGCGCACACCCACGAGTTCATCGCGACCGCCCACGAGGACCAGAAGTTCGGCCTCTCGCTCTCCGGCGGCGCCGCCGCTGAGGCGGTCCGCCAGGTGCTCGCCGAGCCGAGCCTGGAACTGCGCGGCATCCACTCGCACATCGGCTCGCAGATCTTCGACATGGCGGGCTTCGAGGTCGCGGCCCGCCGGGTGGTGGGCCTGCTCTCCGAGGTGCGCGACGAACACGGCGTGGAGCTGCCGGAGATCGACCTCGGCGGTGGCCTCGGCATCGCCTACACCAGCGAGGACGACCCGCGCGAGCCGGCCGAGATCGCGGCCGCGCTGGCCGAGATCGTCCGCCGCGAGTGCGCCTCCGCGAGCCTGCGGGCGCCCCGGCTGAGCGTGGAGCCGGGCCGGGCGATCGTCGGCCCGACGGCCTTCACGCTGTACGAGGTGGGCACCATCAAGCCGCTGGAGGGCCTGCGGACGTACGTCAGCGTGGACGGCGGCATGTCCGACAACATCCGCACCGCGCTGTACGACGCGCAGTACTCGGTGGCGCTGGTCTCGCGGACCAGCGACGCGGAGCCGATGCTGGTCAGGGTGGTCGGCAAGCACTGCGAGTCGGGCGACATCGTGGTCCGGGACGCCTTCCTGCCGGCCGACCTGGCACCGGGCGACCTGATCGCCGTCCCCGCCACCGGCGCGTACTGCCGCTCGATGGCGAGCAACTACAACCACGCGCTGAAGCCGCCCGTGGTCGCCGTCAGGGACGGGGCGGCCCGGGTGATCGTCCGGCGCGAGACGGAGGAGGATCTCCTGCGTCTCGATATCGGATGA
- a CDS encoding homoserine dehydrogenase — protein MMRTRPLKVALLGCGVVGSEVARIMTTDAADLAARIGAPVELAGIAVRRAGRARPGVPEHLLTTDAEALVNRGDIDVVIEVVGGIEPSKHLILSAFKQGASVVSANKALLAKDGTELHAAAAEAGVDLYYEAAVAGAIPLIRPLRESLAGDRVNRVLGIVNGTTNFILDKMDSTGAGYSEALEEATALGYAEADPTADVEGFDAAAKAAILAGIAFHTKVTAADVYREGLTEVTAADIASAKQMGCVVKLLAICERSADGSSVTARVHPAMIPLSHPLASVREAYNAVFVEAEAAGRLMFYGPGAGGAPTASAVLGDLVAVCRNKVAGSTGPGDSVYARLPAMPMDEVVTRYHVSLDVDDRAGVLAQVASTFAEHGVSIDTVRQQGRDGDASLVVVTHRATDAALSATVDKLRALDSVRGVASIMRVEGE, from the coding sequence ATGATGCGTACGCGGCCGCTGAAGGTGGCGTTGCTGGGCTGTGGTGTGGTGGGCTCCGAGGTGGCGCGCATCATGACGACGGACGCCGCCGACCTCGCCGCGCGCATCGGCGCGCCGGTCGAGCTCGCCGGCATCGCCGTCCGCCGGGCCGGCCGGGCCCGGCCGGGAGTGCCCGAGCACCTGCTCACCACCGATGCCGAGGCCCTGGTCAACCGGGGCGACATCGATGTCGTGATCGAGGTGGTGGGCGGTATCGAGCCGTCCAAGCACCTGATCCTGTCCGCGTTCAAACAGGGCGCCTCGGTGGTCAGCGCGAACAAGGCGCTGCTCGCCAAGGACGGCACGGAGCTGCACGCCGCGGCCGCCGAGGCCGGCGTCGACCTGTACTACGAGGCCGCGGTGGCCGGTGCGATCCCGCTGATCCGCCCGCTGCGCGAGTCGCTGGCCGGCGACCGGGTCAACCGGGTGCTCGGCATCGTCAACGGCACCACCAACTTCATCCTCGACAAGATGGACTCCACCGGCGCCGGTTACTCGGAGGCGCTGGAGGAGGCCACCGCGCTCGGCTACGCCGAGGCGGACCCGACGGCCGACGTCGAGGGCTTCGACGCCGCCGCCAAGGCCGCGATCCTGGCGGGCATCGCCTTCCACACCAAGGTCACCGCCGCGGACGTCTACCGCGAGGGCCTGACCGAGGTGACCGCCGCCGACATCGCCTCCGCCAAGCAGATGGGCTGCGTGGTCAAGCTCCTCGCGATCTGCGAGCGCTCGGCCGACGGCAGCTCCGTCACCGCCCGGGTGCACCCCGCGATGATCCCGCTGAGCCACCCGCTCGCCTCCGTCCGCGAGGCCTACAACGCGGTGTTCGTCGAGGCCGAGGCGGCCGGCCGGCTGATGTTCTACGGCCCGGGCGCCGGCGGCGCGCCGACCGCCTCCGCGGTGCTCGGCGACCTGGTGGCGGTCTGCCGCAACAAGGTCGCCGGCTCCACCGGCCCCGGCGACTCGGTCTACGCCCGGCTGCCGGCCATGCCGATGGACGAGGTCGTCACGCGCTACCACGTCAGCCTGGACGTGGACGACCGTGCGGGGGTGCTCGCCCAGGTGGCGTCCACCTTCGCCGAGCACGGCGTCTCCATCGACACCGTGCGCCAGCAGGGACGCGACGGCGACGCCTCGCTCGTCGTGGTCACCCACCGTGCCACCGACGCCGCGCTCTCGGCGACGGTCGACAAGCTCCGCGCGCTCGACAGCGTGCGGGGCGTGGCCAGCATCATGCGGGTCGAAGGGGAGTAG
- the rpmE gene encoding 50S ribosomal protein L31 — protein sequence MKPNVHPQYVVTNVTCTCGNEFTTRSTETSGVIRAEVCSQCHPFYTGKQKIMDTGGRVARFEARFGKTHSTKQADEQA from the coding sequence TTGAAGCCCAACGTTCACCCCCAGTACGTGGTCACCAACGTGACCTGCACCTGCGGCAACGAGTTCACCACCCGCTCGACCGAGACCAGCGGCGTCATCCGCGCCGAGGTCTGCTCGCAGTGCCACCCGTTCTACACCGGCAAGCAGAAGATCATGGACACCGGTGGCCGTGTCGCCCGCTTCGAGGCGCGCTTCGGCAAGACCCACAGCACGAAGCAGGCCGACGAGCAGGCCTAG
- the prfA gene encoding peptide chain release factor 1: protein MFEAVEELLVEHAALEERLADPSVHADQANARKLSKRYAELTPITVAYRAWRQAGEDVEAAREFAAEDPDFIAEIKSAEARRAELTEDLRLLLVPRDPSDEKDVILEIKAGEGGEESALFAADLLRMYLRFAERIGWKTELIDSNESDLGGYKDVSVAVKTRGTIAPGQGVWARLKYEGGVHRVQRVPATESQGRIHTSAAGVLVTPEAEEVEVEVHANDLRIDVYRSSGPGGQSVNTTDSAVRITHLPTGIVASCQNEKSQLQNKESAMRILRSRLLAAAQEAAEQEASDARRSQVRTVDRSERIRTYNYPENRISDHRTGFKSYNLDQVLDGELNAVIQSCVDADAAAKLAAANQN, encoded by the coding sequence ATGTTCGAGGCAGTCGAAGAGCTCCTCGTAGAGCACGCCGCCCTCGAGGAGAGGCTGGCCGACCCCTCCGTCCACGCCGACCAGGCGAACGCCCGCAAACTCTCCAAGCGCTACGCGGAGCTGACGCCGATCACCGTCGCCTACCGCGCCTGGCGCCAGGCCGGCGAGGACGTCGAGGCGGCCCGTGAGTTCGCGGCCGAGGACCCGGACTTCATCGCCGAGATCAAGTCCGCGGAGGCCCGCCGGGCGGAGCTGACCGAGGACCTGCGACTGCTGCTCGTCCCCCGCGACCCGAGCGACGAGAAGGACGTCATCCTGGAGATCAAGGCGGGTGAGGGCGGCGAGGAGTCCGCGCTGTTCGCCGCCGACCTGCTCCGGATGTACCTGCGCTTCGCGGAGCGGATCGGCTGGAAGACCGAGCTCATCGACTCCAACGAGTCCGACCTCGGCGGCTACAAGGACGTCTCGGTCGCGGTCAAGACCCGCGGCACGATCGCGCCCGGCCAGGGCGTCTGGGCGCGCCTGAAGTACGAGGGCGGCGTGCACCGCGTGCAGCGGGTGCCGGCCACCGAGTCGCAGGGCCGCATCCACACCTCGGCGGCGGGCGTGCTGGTCACCCCCGAGGCCGAGGAGGTCGAGGTCGAGGTGCACGCCAACGATCTGCGGATCGACGTCTACCGCTCGTCCGGCCCCGGCGGCCAGTCCGTCAACACCACCGACTCGGCCGTCCGGATCACCCACCTGCCGACCGGTATCGTGGCCTCCTGCCAGAACGAGAAGAGCCAGCTCCAGAACAAGGAGTCGGCCATGCGTATCCTGCGCTCGCGGCTGCTGGCCGCCGCGCAGGAGGCCGCCGAACAGGAGGCCTCGGACGCGCGCCGCAGCCAGGTCCGCACCGTGGACCGCTCCGAGCGCATCCGGACGTACAACTACCCGGAGAACCGCATCTCGGACCACCGCACGGGCTTCAAGTCGTACAACCTGGACCAGGTCCTGGACGGCGAACTGAACGCGGTGATCCAGTCCTGTGTGGACGCCGACGCGGCCGCCAAGCTCGCCGCGGC
- a CDS encoding LCP family protein, producing the protein MGEHQKGRRPRSRALRIAVCGLVAVLVLGGAAAGYAYWKLNANIKSVDINARLGTSRPPAATDGSFNLLVLGSDSRAGANGSLAGGATGDTARSDTAMVVHVNQDHSRAEVVSIPRDTLVSRPACTDAAGKATPAVQRAMFNSAYEAGGAACAVKTAEQFTGLRMDHYVEIDFSGFARVVDAIGGATVTTSVAIDDKDSGLKLAAGTHHLNGTQALAFVRTRHGVGDGSDLGRIELQKQMMKSVLQQVGSIGLLSNPVKLWSVGDTLTSSITTDSDLASVNSLVGLAQSLKGIGPDQLTMVTLPVVTAPSDPNRVVAQQPVADQLWGALKADRAVPQSALNVQPANPATTPSGAATARAQAPSASPTTPAAER; encoded by the coding sequence ATGGGCGAGCACCAGAAGGGCCGCAGGCCGCGCAGCCGCGCTCTGCGGATCGCCGTGTGCGGCCTCGTCGCCGTCCTGGTCCTCGGCGGCGCCGCGGCGGGCTACGCGTACTGGAAGCTCAACGCGAACATCAAGAGCGTCGACATCAACGCCCGCCTGGGCACCTCCCGGCCCCCGGCCGCCACCGACGGCTCGTTCAACCTGCTCGTCCTCGGCTCCGACTCGCGGGCCGGCGCCAACGGCTCGCTGGCGGGCGGGGCCACCGGTGACACCGCGCGGTCGGACACCGCGATGGTGGTCCACGTCAACCAGGACCACTCCCGGGCCGAGGTGGTCTCGATCCCACGTGACACCCTGGTCAGCCGCCCGGCCTGCACCGACGCCGCCGGCAAGGCCACACCGGCCGTCCAGCGGGCGATGTTCAACAGTGCGTACGAGGCCGGTGGCGCCGCGTGCGCGGTGAAGACCGCGGAGCAGTTCACCGGGCTGCGGATGGACCACTACGTCGAGATCGACTTCTCCGGCTTCGCCCGCGTCGTCGACGCGATAGGCGGGGCCACCGTCACGACCTCGGTGGCCATCGACGACAAGGACAGCGGCCTGAAGCTGGCCGCCGGGACCCACCACCTCAACGGGACGCAGGCCCTGGCGTTCGTCCGTACCCGGCACGGCGTCGGCGACGGCAGCGACCTGGGCCGGATCGAGTTGCAGAAGCAGATGATGAAGTCCGTCCTGCAGCAGGTCGGCTCGATCGGGCTGCTGTCCAACCCGGTCAAGCTCTGGTCCGTCGGCGACACCCTCACCAGCAGCATCACCACCGACTCCGACCTGGCCTCGGTGAACTCGCTGGTCGGTCTCGCGCAGTCGCTCAAGGGCATCGGACCCGACCAGCTCACCATGGTCACCCTGCCGGTGGTGACGGCTCCCTCCGACCCGAACAGGGTGGTCGCCCAGCAGCCCGTGGCGGACCAGCTGTGGGGCGCCCTGAAGGCCGACCGGGCGGTGCCGCAGTCCGCGCTGAACGTCCAGCCCGCCAACCCGGCCACCACGCCCTCGGGCGCCGCCACGGCCCGCGCCCAGGCGCCGTCGGCCAGCCCGACGACTCCTGCCGCCGAGCGCTAG
- the thrB gene encoding homoserine kinase, with translation MAGPAFRAAAVRVRVPATSANLGPGFDAFGLALGLYDDVVVRVADAGLAVDIAGQGADSLARDERHLVVRSMRAAFDRLGGQPRGLEVVCANRIPHGRGLGSSSAAICAGIVAARAVTIGGPSALDDEALLALASELEGHPDNVAACLRGGFTIAWTDEDRAKAVTLEPSAQVVPVVFIPSTEVLTETARGLLPKNVPLSDAAANAGRAALLVEALTRRPELLLAATEDRLHQDYRASAMPDSAGLVGALRAEGVPAVISGAGPTVLALASEESAEKLLGFAGPGFAAHRLELDRVGAAVLPLDV, from the coding sequence ATGGCCGGTCCTGCGTTCCGTGCCGCCGCCGTCCGGGTCCGGGTCCCCGCGACCAGCGCCAACCTGGGTCCCGGCTTCGACGCCTTCGGACTCGCCCTGGGCCTCTACGACGACGTGGTGGTCCGCGTCGCCGACGCCGGGCTCGCCGTCGACATCGCCGGCCAGGGCGCCGACTCCCTCGCCCGGGACGAGCGCCACCTGGTCGTCCGCTCCATGCGGGCCGCCTTCGACCGCCTCGGCGGCCAGCCGCGCGGCCTCGAGGTGGTCTGCGCCAACCGGATACCGCACGGCCGCGGCCTCGGCTCCTCCTCCGCCGCGATCTGCGCCGGCATCGTCGCCGCCCGCGCCGTCACCATCGGCGGCCCCTCCGCGCTGGACGATGAGGCGCTGCTCGCCCTCGCCTCCGAGCTGGAGGGCCACCCCGACAACGTCGCCGCCTGTCTGCGCGGCGGTTTCACCATCGCCTGGACGGACGAGGACCGCGCCAAGGCCGTGACGCTGGAACCGTCCGCGCAGGTCGTGCCGGTGGTCTTCATCCCGTCCACCGAGGTGCTCACCGAGACCGCCCGCGGCCTGCTGCCGAAGAACGTCCCGCTGTCCGACGCCGCCGCGAACGCCGGCCGCGCCGCCCTGCTGGTCGAGGCGCTCACCCGGCGGCCCGAGCTGCTGCTCGCCGCCACCGAGGACCGTCTCCACCAGGACTACCGGGCCTCCGCGATGCCCGACAGTGCCGGGCTGGTGGGCGCGCTGCGCGCCGAGGGCGTGCCCGCGGTGATCTCCGGCGCCGGTCCGACGGTGCTCGCGCTGGCCTCGGAGGAGAGCGCCGAGAAGCTGCTCGGCTTCGCGGGCCCCGGGTTCGCCGCGCACCGGCTCGAACTCGACCGCGTCGGCGCGGCGGTACTCCCGCTCGACGTCTGA
- the thrC gene encoding threonine synthase, with protein sequence MNAVIDRAAHTHQWRGLIEEYRDRLPVSDSTPVVTLLEGGTPLVPAQVLSERTGCEVYLKVEGANPTGSFKDRGMTMAISKAKEDGAQAVICASTGNTSASAAAYAVRAGMVSAVLVPQGKIALGKMGQALVHGAKILQVDGNFDDCLTLARELSEKYPVALVNSVNPVRIEGQKTAAFEIVDMLGDAPDIHVLPVGNAGNITAYWKGYREYATDGLSSRLPRMWGFQASGSAPIVDGHPVLKPQTIATAIRIGNPASWDYAIAARDDSGGLIDKVTDRQILSAYRLLASQEGVFVEPASAASVAGLLAKAEAGLVDPGQRIVCTVTGNGLKDPDWAVAGAPQPPVVPIEAEAAARRLGLLD encoded by the coding sequence ATGAACGCAGTCATCGACAGAGCTGCGCACACCCACCAGTGGCGCGGCCTCATCGAGGAGTACCGCGACCGGCTGCCGGTGAGCGACTCCACTCCGGTGGTCACCCTGCTGGAGGGCGGCACGCCGCTCGTCCCCGCGCAGGTGCTCTCCGAGCGCACGGGTTGTGAGGTGTACCTCAAGGTCGAGGGCGCCAACCCGACCGGGTCCTTCAAGGACCGCGGCATGACGATGGCGATCTCCAAGGCCAAGGAGGACGGCGCCCAGGCCGTCATCTGCGCCTCCACCGGCAACACTTCGGCCTCGGCGGCGGCGTACGCGGTGCGCGCCGGCATGGTCTCGGCGGTGCTGGTCCCGCAGGGCAAGATCGCGCTGGGCAAGATGGGCCAGGCGCTGGTGCACGGCGCCAAGATCCTTCAGGTGGACGGCAACTTCGACGACTGCCTCACCCTTGCGCGTGAACTGTCCGAGAAGTACCCGGTGGCGCTGGTCAACTCGGTGAACCCGGTGCGCATCGAGGGCCAGAAGACCGCCGCCTTCGAGATCGTGGACATGCTGGGCGACGCCCCGGACATCCACGTCCTGCCGGTCGGCAACGCGGGCAACATCACCGCGTACTGGAAGGGCTACCGCGAGTACGCCACCGACGGTCTGTCCTCCCGGCTGCCGCGCATGTGGGGCTTCCAGGCCTCCGGTTCGGCCCCGATCGTGGACGGTCACCCGGTGCTCAAGCCGCAGACCATCGCGACCGCGATCCGGATCGGCAACCCGGCCTCCTGGGACTACGCGATCGCCGCGCGGGACGACTCGGGCGGCCTCATCGACAAGGTGACGGATCGTCAGATCCTGTCCGCCTACCGGCTGTTGGCCTCGCAGGAGGGCGTCTTCGTGGAGCCCGCCTCGGCGGCCAGCGTGGCCGGCCTGCTGGCGAAGGCGGAGGCCGGCCTGGTCGACCCGGGCCAGCGGATCGTCTGCACCGTCACCGGCAACGGTCTGAAGGACCCGGACTGGGCGGTGGCCGGTGCGCCGCAGCCCCCCGTCGTCCCGATCGAGGCGGAGGCCGCCGCCCGTCGGCTGGGCCTGCTGGACTGA